A window from Streptomyces sp. NBC_00299 encodes these proteins:
- the eccB gene encoding type VII secretion protein EccB gives MQSKRDQVHAHSFMMGRLSSGLLMADPDAPESPLGRTTRGVVFGVLVTVLIGAGATVYGLLRPGGNDAWRDGDHLVVNRDTGARYLWTGTDGVLHPVRNYASARLIGGSDLKTVDVGTASLRDVPVGAPAGIPGAPDAVPDPGQLDDGAWHMCVTGPDGALPDTSGVVANTGVDEPGATTVVAGAPLDSRGIGADRALLVRGPDDTEYLVWRGSRLPLDHASDARNALGYGSERPMPVSAAFLDALAPGPALKPPAVPGRGAQGPVLGGEASRIGQLFKVSVPGGGSTYHLLRKDGLVPLTRLGAALVLGDPATQKDAYQGQSPEVRTVGADALREHRATDPGPSASAELPDAPPLPQSAPRGTALCAQVDGDDGGARIRSVLVPLTRLAPVAVPQGTAEPLKPACVPVDATVVRPGRGALVRALHASGAAHAGTTYLVAENGVKYRVSAKNALAALGYETGDIGSVPAPLLAALPTGADLDPAAASGAAEPKVTAPACGAAGQPERSEANTEKDKADTAR, from the coding sequence GTGCAGTCCAAACGCGACCAGGTACACGCCCACAGTTTCATGATGGGCAGGCTCAGTTCGGGCCTGCTGATGGCCGACCCGGACGCCCCGGAGAGTCCGCTCGGGCGCACCACCCGCGGAGTGGTCTTCGGCGTCCTGGTCACCGTCCTGATCGGCGCAGGCGCCACCGTCTACGGCCTGCTGCGCCCCGGCGGGAACGACGCCTGGCGCGACGGTGACCACCTGGTGGTCAACCGCGACACCGGCGCCCGCTACCTGTGGACCGGCACCGACGGCGTACTGCACCCCGTGCGCAACTACGCCTCGGCGCGGCTCATCGGCGGGTCCGACCTGAAGACCGTGGACGTGGGCACCGCCTCGCTGCGGGACGTCCCGGTGGGCGCCCCGGCCGGCATCCCCGGCGCCCCCGACGCCGTGCCCGACCCCGGCCAACTCGACGACGGCGCCTGGCACATGTGCGTCACCGGGCCCGACGGGGCGCTGCCCGACACCTCGGGAGTCGTGGCGAACACCGGCGTGGACGAGCCGGGCGCCACCACCGTGGTCGCCGGGGCGCCCCTGGACTCCCGCGGCATCGGCGCCGACCGCGCGCTGCTGGTGCGCGGGCCGGACGACACCGAGTACCTGGTGTGGCGCGGCAGCAGACTGCCGCTGGACCACGCCTCCGACGCCCGCAACGCCCTCGGCTACGGCTCCGAGCGGCCGATGCCGGTCTCAGCGGCCTTCCTCGACGCGCTGGCCCCCGGCCCCGCCCTGAAGCCTCCCGCGGTACCGGGACGCGGTGCGCAGGGGCCCGTACTCGGCGGCGAAGCCAGCCGGATCGGCCAGCTGTTCAAGGTCAGCGTGCCCGGCGGCGGCAGCACCTACCACCTGCTGCGCAAGGACGGCCTGGTGCCGCTGACCCGGCTCGGCGCCGCCCTGGTGCTGGGCGACCCGGCCACCCAGAAGGACGCCTACCAGGGGCAGTCGCCCGAGGTGCGCACGGTCGGCGCGGACGCGCTGCGCGAGCACCGGGCCACCGACCCGGGCCCCTCCGCCTCCGCGGAGCTGCCGGACGCCCCGCCCCTTCCGCAGTCCGCGCCGCGCGGCACCGCGCTCTGTGCGCAGGTGGACGGCGACGACGGCGGCGCCCGGATCAGGTCGGTACTGGTCCCCCTGACCCGGCTCGCCCCGGTCGCGGTGCCGCAGGGCACCGCCGAGCCGCTGAAGCCGGCCTGTGTCCCGGTGGACGCCACGGTGGTACGGCCCGGACGCGGCGCCCTGGTCAGGGCCCTGCACGCCAGCGGCGCCGCACACGCCGGGACCACCTATCTGGTGGCGGAGAACGGCGTGAAGTACCGGGTCTCCGCCAAGAACGCGCTGGCCGCCCTCGGCTACGAGACCGGTGACATCGGCTCGGTCCCCGCCCCGCTGCTCGCGGCGCTCCCCACCGGCGCGGACCTCGACCCGGCCGCCGCGTCGGGCGCCGCGGAGCCCAAGGTCACGGCACCCGCGTGCGGTGCCGCCGGACAGCCGGAGCGCAGCGAGGCGAATACCGAGAAGGACAAGGCGGACACGGCGCGCTGA
- a CDS encoding type VII secretion system-associated protein: MAGEKADVKHFDLKQMENFRDNEVQPVYTAAKKHKEDGDGSHIRPLGHLIDGHTTPENLAQDKQLLRIGRMVTEPLVSGPKLIEDIRTAAGAIDKLLGDQMDLFKELKEALTDTIDEANKTKDKNLDAIDAQTLLQTFDEVDTLTAGTTGDPDDES, from the coding sequence ATGGCCGGTGAAAAGGCCGACGTCAAGCATTTCGACCTCAAGCAGATGGAGAACTTCCGGGACAACGAGGTGCAGCCGGTGTACACCGCCGCGAAGAAGCACAAGGAGGACGGCGACGGGTCCCACATCCGCCCGCTCGGCCATCTCATCGACGGCCACACCACACCGGAGAACCTCGCCCAGGACAAGCAACTCCTGCGCATCGGCAGGATGGTCACCGAACCCCTGGTCTCGGGACCGAAGCTGATCGAGGACATCCGCACCGCGGCCGGGGCCATCGACAAGCTGCTCGGTGACCAGATGGACCTCTTCAAGGAGCTGAAGGAGGCGCTCACCGACACGATCGACGAGGCCAACAAGACCAAGGACAAGAACCTCGACGCGATCGACGCGCAGACGCTGCTCCAGACCTTCGACGAGGTCGACACCCTGACCGCCGGCACCACCGGCGACCCGGACGACGAGTCCTGA
- the eccCa gene encoding type VII secretion protein EccCa produces MPDGQLTLQEPPVLAETVPDTSAIWTYLPMALMSVSMMLMFLRPGGGNGVFMYLAMGVMALSAGAMLLGQLMRRSSERKQRLKGERRDYLRYLAQMRKRVRGTITEQQRALAWRHPEPSSLRSLARTSRLWERRPADEDFGEVRLAIGEQQLALTLNPVSTRPVEDLEPLCAHALRRFIRAYSTIPEQPLGLYLRSSARVVLRPEESPGEETTEPGTAPYGESGASRAEGADPGADAVRALVRAMLGQLAVFHAPEELWLAVCVSDERRPDWEWVKWLPHALHPHEEDGAGQVRRITADLTELDDLLGAEFAERPGFDPDARPGRDEPYTVVVLDGVTVPEGHRWEGHGYRNAMLLDVSGALRWRPGRNTLRLTVGPDQVSLVRTDRSRKERSVALGRPDRLGPLGAESLARLLTARRMSLGTDIAQPLDADVELTTLLGIPDLHRHDPKVLFDRHTGSARLRVPIAVGVDGRPVDLDIKESAQGGMGPHGMLIGATGSGKSELLRTLVLGLALTNSSETLNFVLVDFKGGATFLGLEELPHTSAVITNLADEVALVERMQDALHGELIRRQELLRAAGNYTSALEYERARAAGADLTPLPSLFVVVDEFSELLSAHREFMDLFVMIGRLGRSLGVHLLLASQRLDEGRMHQLESHLSYRIGLRTFSAMESRGVLGVPDAYELPAQPGSGYLKSGVEALTRFRAAYSSGTYRRRTGAVVQARVASQVVPWTSGWVVPRTLEPASEPEPEIEETGDEETLLDVALDRLRDAGPAAHQVWLPPLDEPSPLDVLLPGIAADPERGLTATGWAGTGKLRVPVGLVDKPFDQRRDPLVVDLAGAGGHVAIAGGSQSGKSTLARTLIAALALTHTPAEIQFYCLDFGGGGLSQLASLPHVGGVAARLNPERVHRAVAEVMTLLARREQFFVDHTLDSMQSYRRRRAAGEFPDEPFGDVFMVVDGWSTVRQDYDDLVPKFNELAARGLNYGIHLLITTTRWVELSAQVRDQAATRLELRMGDPMDSEIDTRKARSVPRSGGRGITADSKMHFLAGLPRLDGSGSLEDLGEGVAHLVGEVAKHWPGPAAPPVRMLPHRLPLAELPAPQPTEGGGLRLPLGIDQDALEPVWHDFSRTPHLIVVGDTESGKTNLLRRITDGITARYTPSEAKIIAVDYRRTLVDAIPAEYRIGHVISLDNLKETVDGAARALKTRVPGADIAPARMRQCDWWTGPRLFILVDDYDMVSGNSFQSPFEPLFEHLTLGFEMGLHLVVARSAMGAGRGLSDGLIRRMDEANNPAVLLSCPPTEGRLFGNAKPLNLPPGRALHIARRKARLMQTALVEEGRGQEG; encoded by the coding sequence ATGCCCGACGGGCAATTGACCCTCCAGGAGCCGCCGGTTCTCGCTGAGACGGTGCCGGACACCTCGGCGATATGGACCTATTTGCCGATGGCGCTGATGTCGGTGTCGATGATGCTGATGTTCCTGCGTCCGGGCGGCGGCAACGGCGTCTTCATGTATCTGGCGATGGGCGTCATGGCGCTCTCCGCCGGTGCGATGCTGCTGGGGCAGCTGATGCGTCGCTCCAGCGAGCGCAAGCAGCGCCTGAAGGGCGAACGCCGCGACTACCTCCGCTACCTGGCGCAGATGCGCAAGCGGGTCCGGGGCACCATCACGGAGCAGCAGCGGGCGCTCGCCTGGCGCCACCCGGAGCCCTCCTCGCTGCGTTCGCTGGCCCGCACCTCACGGCTGTGGGAACGCCGCCCGGCCGACGAGGACTTCGGCGAGGTCCGGCTCGCGATCGGCGAACAGCAGCTCGCCCTCACCCTCAACCCGGTCTCCACCCGCCCGGTGGAGGACCTCGAACCGCTTTGCGCGCACGCCCTGCGCCGCTTCATCCGCGCCTACTCCACCATCCCCGAGCAGCCCCTCGGCCTCTACCTGCGCTCCTCGGCGCGGGTCGTGCTGCGCCCCGAGGAGTCACCCGGCGAGGAGACGACCGAGCCGGGCACGGCACCGTACGGGGAGAGCGGCGCGAGCCGGGCCGAGGGCGCCGATCCGGGTGCCGACGCGGTACGTGCCCTGGTGCGTGCCATGCTCGGCCAGCTCGCGGTGTTTCACGCGCCCGAGGAGCTGTGGCTCGCGGTGTGCGTCAGTGACGAGCGGCGGCCCGACTGGGAGTGGGTCAAGTGGCTGCCGCACGCGCTGCACCCGCACGAGGAGGACGGCGCCGGGCAGGTCCGCCGGATCACCGCCGACCTCACCGAGCTGGACGATCTGCTCGGCGCCGAGTTCGCCGAGCGTCCCGGCTTCGACCCGGACGCCCGCCCCGGCCGCGACGAGCCCTACACGGTCGTCGTCCTGGACGGCGTCACCGTCCCCGAGGGGCACCGCTGGGAGGGCCACGGCTACCGCAACGCCATGCTCCTGGACGTCTCCGGGGCGCTGCGCTGGCGGCCCGGCCGCAACACGCTGCGGCTGACCGTCGGACCGGACCAGGTGAGCCTGGTGCGTACCGACCGCAGCCGCAAGGAGCGCTCCGTCGCGCTGGGCCGCCCGGACCGGCTCGGCCCGCTCGGCGCCGAGTCGCTGGCCCGGCTGCTCACCGCCCGCCGGATGAGCCTGGGCACGGACATCGCACAGCCGCTCGACGCCGACGTCGAGCTGACCACCCTGCTCGGCATCCCCGATCTGCACCGGCACGACCCGAAGGTCCTCTTCGACCGGCACACCGGCTCCGCCCGGCTGCGGGTGCCGATCGCCGTCGGCGTGGACGGCCGTCCGGTGGACCTCGACATCAAGGAGTCCGCGCAAGGCGGCATGGGCCCGCACGGCATGCTGATCGGTGCGACCGGCTCCGGCAAGAGCGAACTGCTGCGCACCCTCGTCCTCGGTCTCGCGCTGACCAACTCATCCGAGACCCTCAACTTCGTCCTGGTCGACTTCAAGGGCGGTGCGACCTTCCTCGGTCTGGAGGAACTCCCGCACACCTCCGCCGTCATCACCAACCTAGCCGACGAAGTCGCCCTGGTGGAACGTATGCAGGACGCCCTGCACGGCGAACTCATCCGCCGCCAGGAGCTGTTGCGCGCCGCGGGCAACTACACCTCCGCCCTGGAGTACGAGCGGGCCCGCGCCGCCGGGGCGGACCTCACCCCGCTGCCCAGCCTGTTCGTGGTGGTCGACGAGTTCAGCGAACTACTGTCCGCGCACCGGGAGTTCATGGACCTGTTCGTGATGATCGGCCGCCTCGGCCGCTCTCTCGGGGTGCATCTGCTGCTGGCCTCGCAGCGCCTGGACGAGGGCCGCATGCACCAGTTGGAGAGCCACCTTTCGTACCGCATCGGCCTGCGTACCTTCTCCGCCATGGAGAGCCGTGGCGTGCTCGGCGTGCCGGACGCCTACGAGTTGCCCGCCCAGCCCGGCAGCGGGTATCTGAAGTCCGGCGTGGAGGCCCTGACCCGGTTCCGCGCCGCCTACTCCTCCGGTACGTACCGGCGCCGCACCGGCGCCGTGGTGCAGGCCCGGGTGGCCAGCCAGGTGGTGCCGTGGACCAGCGGCTGGGTGGTGCCGCGCACGCTGGAGCCGGCGTCCGAGCCGGAGCCGGAGATCGAGGAGACCGGCGACGAGGAGACCCTGCTGGACGTGGCCCTCGACCGGCTGCGCGACGCGGGTCCCGCCGCCCACCAGGTGTGGCTGCCGCCTTTGGACGAGCCCTCCCCGCTGGACGTCCTACTGCCCGGCATCGCAGCCGACCCCGAGCGCGGCCTCACCGCCACCGGCTGGGCCGGGACCGGCAAGCTGCGGGTGCCGGTGGGCCTGGTGGACAAGCCCTTCGACCAGCGCCGCGATCCGCTGGTCGTGGACCTGGCCGGGGCCGGCGGCCATGTCGCCATCGCGGGCGGCTCCCAGAGCGGCAAGTCGACCCTGGCCCGTACGCTGATCGCGGCCCTCGCCCTCACGCACACTCCCGCCGAGATCCAGTTCTACTGCCTGGACTTCGGCGGTGGCGGTCTCTCCCAGCTCGCCTCGCTCCCGCACGTCGGCGGGGTCGCGGCGCGGCTCAACCCGGAGCGGGTGCACAGGGCCGTCGCCGAGGTGATGACGCTGCTCGCCCGCCGCGAGCAGTTCTTCGTGGACCACACCCTCGACTCCATGCAGTCCTATCGCCGTCGCCGGGCCGCCGGGGAGTTCCCCGACGAGCCGTTCGGCGATGTGTTCATGGTGGTCGACGGCTGGTCGACGGTCCGTCAGGACTACGACGACCTGGTCCCGAAGTTCAACGAACTCGCCGCCCGTGGCCTGAACTACGGCATCCACCTGCTCATCACCACCACCCGCTGGGTGGAGCTGTCCGCACAGGTCCGCGACCAGGCGGCCACCCGCCTGGAGTTGCGGATGGGTGACCCGATGGACTCCGAGATCGACACCCGCAAGGCCCGCTCGGTGCCGCGCAGCGGCGGTCGCGGCATCACCGCCGACAGCAAGATGCACTTCCTCGCCGGCCTGCCCCGCCTGGACGGCAGCGGGTCCCTCGAAGACCTCGGCGAGGGCGTCGCCCACCTGGTCGGCGAGGTCGCCAAGCACTGGCCGGGCCCGGCCGCACCGCCGGTGCGGATGCTGCCGCACCGGTTGCCGCTCGCCGAACTCCCCGCGCCGCAGCCCACCGAGGGCGGCGGCCTGCGCCTCCCGCTAGGCATCGACCAGGACGCCCTGGAGCCGGTGTGGCACGACTTCAGCCGCACCCCGCACCTGATCGTGGTCGGCGACACGGAGAGCGGCAAGACCAACCTGCTGCGCCGTATCACCGACGGCATCACCGCCCGGTACACCCCGAGCGAGGCGAAGATCATCGCGGTGGACTACCGCCGCACCCTGGTGGACGCCATCCCGGCGGAGTACCGCATCGGGCACGTGATCTCCCTGGACAACCTCAAGGAGACTGTCGACGGCGCGGCCCGCGCGCTGAAGACCCGCGTCCCCGGCGCGGACATCGCCCCTGCCCGGATGCGTCAGTGCGACTGGTGGACCGGGCCGCGGCTGTTCATCCTGGTCGACGACTACGACATGGTCTCCGGCAACTCCTTCCAGAGCCCCTTCGAGCCGCTCTTCGAGCATCTGACCCTGGGCTTCGAGATGGGTCTGCACCTGGTGGTCGCCCGCAGCGCCATGGGCGCCGGCCGCGGCCTCAGCGACGGCCTGATCCGCCGGATGGACGAGGCGAACAACCCCGCCGTCCTCCTCTCCTGCCCGCCCACCGAAGGCCGCCTCTTCGGCAACGCGAAGCCCCTCAACCTCCCGCCGGGCCGAGCCCTGCACATCGCCCGCCGCAAGGCACGGTTGATGCAGACGGCACTGGTGGAGGAGGGGCGGGGGCAGGAGGGCTGA
- a CDS encoding S8 family serine peptidase produces MTPRARGTARLLSGAGLAAALLLPTAVPAQTAPLSRPPTADEKKGQELPGMPSLLDPDAEDTACTPASKETAKKQDWSRQRLDLDRLRGHSTGAGVTVALIDTGVAPDAAGLDGRVTAQGAAAEDCVGHGTFLAGLIAGTGGGSRRLAGVAPGAKVLALRGTDTRGAASPELVAAAVREATESGAEVIAVTVSLPRRDTALTDAIAAARRAGAVVVAAATPDPPSRGGTDDIPSRVYWPAGEPGVLSVADMLPGGVRPDGSLPTTGIDLAAPGAGVVSGGPRGNGHYLGAGASVATAYAAGAAAVVRAAHPDDAPDAVIHRLTATAYPADIPQLDAYAAVTTVLDDSGAPSGTEGAADPVTVRDTSTADRATGRATLFVLLGSAGVLAILWAAFTLPRARARGWRPAGRPERPANSEGVGVS; encoded by the coding sequence ATGACGCCGCGCGCCCGCGGGACCGCCCGCCTGCTGTCCGGCGCCGGCCTCGCCGCCGCGCTGTTGCTGCCCACGGCCGTCCCGGCCCAGACGGCACCCCTCTCGCGCCCGCCGACGGCCGACGAGAAGAAGGGGCAGGAACTCCCCGGCATGCCGTCCCTGCTCGATCCGGACGCCGAGGACACGGCCTGCACCCCCGCCTCCAAGGAGACGGCGAAGAAGCAGGACTGGTCGCGCCAGCGCCTCGACCTGGACCGGCTGCGCGGGCACAGCACCGGTGCGGGCGTGACCGTAGCCCTGATCGACACCGGCGTCGCCCCCGACGCCGCCGGTCTCGACGGCCGGGTCACCGCCCAGGGCGCGGCCGCCGAGGACTGCGTCGGGCACGGCACCTTCCTGGCCGGGCTGATCGCCGGCACCGGCGGGGGCAGCCGGCGCCTCGCCGGGGTCGCCCCCGGCGCGAAGGTCCTGGCGCTGCGCGGCACCGACACGCGTGGTGCGGCGAGCCCCGAACTGGTCGCGGCGGCGGTACGCGAGGCCACCGAATCGGGCGCCGAGGTGATCGCGGTGACGGTGTCCCTGCCGCGCCGCGACACCGCGCTGACCGACGCGATCGCCGCGGCCCGCCGGGCGGGCGCGGTCGTGGTAGCCGCGGCCACCCCGGACCCGCCCTCCCGGGGCGGCACCGACGACATCCCGTCCCGCGTCTACTGGCCGGCCGGCGAACCCGGCGTCCTCTCGGTCGCCGACATGCTCCCCGGCGGCGTCCGTCCCGACGGCTCCCTGCCCACCACGGGCATCGACCTCGCCGCCCCCGGCGCCGGGGTGGTCTCCGGGGGCCCGCGCGGCAACGGCCACTACCTCGGCGCCGGCGCCTCGGTGGCCACCGCCTACGCCGCCGGGGCCGCCGCGGTGGTCCGCGCCGCCCACCCCGACGACGCGCCCGACGCCGTCATCCACCGCCTGACCGCGACCGCCTACCCGGCCGACATCCCCCAACTGGACGCCTACGCCGCCGTGACCACGGTCCTCGACGACTCGGGTGCGCCGTCCGGCACCGAGGGCGCCGCGGATCCCGTGACCGTCCGCGACACCTCCACCGCCGACCGGGCCACCGGCCGAGCCACCCTCTTCGTCCTCCTCGGCTCCGCCGGCGTACTCGCCATCCTCTGGGCCGCCTTCACCCTCCCCAGAGCCCGCGCCCGCGGCTGGCGTCCGGCGGGACGACCGGAACGACCGGCCAACTCCGAGGGAGTTGGCGTCAGTTAA
- a CDS encoding WXG100 family type VII secretion target — protein MADGIIDVQYPAVRNAIEELMAQTQQIITTLNNLEDELKPLVTSWEGSDQETYRQVQAEWDQATKNMAMLLGDNGELIQTIHDNHSRDERRSADNWGNVRAR, from the coding sequence ATGGCCGACGGCATCATCGACGTGCAGTACCCCGCGGTCCGCAATGCCATCGAGGAACTGATGGCCCAGACCCAGCAGATCATCACGACCCTCAACAACCTGGAGGACGAGCTGAAGCCGCTCGTCACCTCCTGGGAGGGTTCGGACCAGGAGACGTACCGCCAGGTCCAGGCGGAGTGGGACCAGGCCACCAAGAACATGGCCATGCTCCTCGGCGACAACGGCGAGCTGATCCAGACCATCCACGACAACCACTCCCGCGACGAGCGCAGGAGCGCCGACAACTGGGGGAACGTGCGGGCCCGTTAA
- the eccD gene encoding type VII secretion integral membrane protein EccD, with translation MTDSAVAELCRLTVRAPSVSVDLAVPADVPVADLLPTLLRYVGEEAEEAGLDHAGWVLQRLGDAPLDEETTLARAGLADGNVLYLRPHTEALPEARLDDLVDGIADTAGRRLHTWHPEAARGLLVGTTVATVVAALVLVFWPGVTGSGSVRAACAAVAGVLLLAGAGTASRAVGERLSATALGLLVAPCLALAGWVLPGGELTGPDAARVVGARLLAAGAAGAGGAVLALAATALGAPALLATAVVSVATAIAGALIGYSGLDVPAAVALVAAVVALAAGTVAPFAFKLAGMRMPALPSSASQLQEGIEPYAGDEVAERTELAGRWVTALFAATGIVAAAALVVIAQHPDLPEVLTAVTLSLLLLLHSRGLVHIGQRLTLAVPGVWGLLLLARAWATDSDGDGRLVVFAVLLGAAAALVIAAWTVPGRRMLPYWGRAAEIAHTGFAVALLPLSLWVAGLFGWLRGLFG, from the coding sequence ATGACCGACAGTGCGGTGGCCGAACTGTGCCGCCTGACCGTACGTGCGCCGAGCGTCTCCGTCGATCTGGCCGTGCCCGCCGACGTGCCGGTCGCCGATCTGCTGCCGACGCTGCTGCGTTACGTCGGCGAGGAGGCCGAGGAGGCCGGACTCGACCACGCAGGCTGGGTGCTGCAGCGGCTCGGTGACGCCCCGCTCGACGAGGAGACCACCCTCGCGCGCGCCGGACTCGCCGACGGGAACGTGCTCTATCTGCGCCCGCACACCGAGGCGTTGCCCGAGGCAAGGCTCGACGACCTGGTCGACGGCATAGCCGACACCGCGGGCCGCAGGCTGCACACCTGGCACCCCGAGGCGGCCCGCGGACTGCTGGTGGGCACCACGGTGGCGACCGTGGTGGCCGCCCTGGTGCTGGTGTTCTGGCCAGGGGTGACCGGCTCCGGCTCGGTCAGGGCCGCCTGCGCCGCCGTCGCGGGGGTGCTGCTGCTCGCGGGCGCGGGCACCGCCAGCCGCGCCGTCGGCGAGCGTCTCTCCGCGACCGCACTCGGCCTGCTGGTCGCGCCCTGCCTGGCCCTGGCCGGCTGGGTACTGCCCGGCGGCGAGCTGACCGGCCCGGACGCGGCGCGGGTCGTGGGCGCGCGGCTGCTCGCCGCGGGCGCCGCGGGCGCGGGCGGCGCGGTTCTCGCGCTGGCCGCCACCGCGCTCGGCGCCCCGGCCCTGCTGGCCACCGCGGTCGTCTCGGTGGCCACCGCGATCGCCGGCGCCCTGATCGGGTACTCGGGCCTGGACGTGCCCGCCGCGGTGGCGCTGGTGGCCGCGGTGGTCGCTCTGGCGGCCGGGACGGTCGCACCGTTCGCCTTCAAGCTGGCCGGGATGCGGATGCCCGCCCTGCCCTCCTCCGCCAGCCAGCTCCAGGAGGGCATCGAGCCCTACGCGGGCGACGAGGTCGCCGAACGCACCGAGCTGGCCGGGCGCTGGGTCACCGCGCTCTTCGCCGCCACCGGCATCGTCGCCGCGGCCGCCCTCGTCGTCATCGCCCAACACCCGGACCTGCCCGAGGTGTTGACCGCGGTCACACTGAGCCTGCTGCTGCTCCTGCACTCCCGCGGCCTGGTGCACATCGGCCAGCGGCTGACCCTGGCCGTACCCGGCGTCTGGGGGCTGCTGCTGCTCGCCCGCGCCTGGGCGACGGACAGCGACGGCGACGGCCGCCTGGTGGTCTTCGCGGTGCTGCTCGGCGCCGCTGCCGCCCTGGTCATCGCCGCCTGGACGGTGCCCGGCCGACGGATGCTGCCGTACTGGGGCCGGGCGGCGGAGATCGCGCACACCGGCTTCGCCGTGGCACTGCTGCCGCTCAGCCTGTGGGTGGCCGGGCTCTTCGGCTGGCTGCGCGGCCTGTTCGGCTGA